The following is a genomic window from Neisseria zalophi.
GCCGCTTCGGCCACTTCAAAATCAGAAAAATGGTGCTTCTGCCCCTGTATATCCTGATAGGTTTCATGGCCCTTGCCGGCAATCAAAATAATATCGTTTACAGCAGCATTTTTAACGGCATATTCAATCGCCAAGCGGCGGTCGACTTCGGTATATTCCGGAAAGCATACGGCTGGCAGGATATCGTTGATAATGGCCTGCGGTTCTTCCATGCGCGGGTTGTCGCTGGTAACCACCACCTTATCCGCACCGGCCACCGCCGCCGCGCCCATTAGCGGGCGTTTGCCTTTGTCTCGGTTGCCGCCGCAGCCGAATACGCACCATAAACTGGCGCCTTCGGGTTTGATTTCCTGCAAAGTGCATAGCGCTTTTTCAAGGGCGTCGGGCGTGTGGGCGTAGTCCACCACAACCAAAGGATGGTTATCGCCCATAATGCAATCCATACGGCCGGTTGCTGGTCGGATACGGGCAAGGGTATCCAATACTTTTTCCAAAGGGTGTCCGTCGGCACACAAAACGCCAACGCACGATGCCAGATTTTGGGCGTTGAAACGGCCGAGCAGGCGGCTTTTTACTTCGCCAATCCCCCACGGGGTTTCGAACTCAACTGTCATGCCATCCGAAGCGGCTTGGAAACGGGTAATGCGGATATCGGCCTGTTCGGAGAATCCGTATCCGTAAACGGTTAATTCCGGCCTGTCGGCTTTCAGACGGCCTGCCAATTCGACACCGAAATCGTCGTCCATATTAATCACGGCATGTTTTAGCGGGTATTGGTAAAACAGGCGGCTCTTGCTGGCACCATAAGTTTCCATGCTGCCGTGATAATCAAGATGGTCGCGGGTGAGGTTGGTAAACACGGCCGTCTGAAATGCAACGCCGTTCACACGGGCTTGGTCGAGGCCGTGGCTGGATACTTCCATGGCTACGGCTTTCGCACCTTGCTGTTTGAAGCGGTAGAGTAATGTTTGTACCGATACGGGGTCGGGCGTGGTGTGGGTTGTTTCTTCCAATGCACCCCAAAAGCCGTTGCCGACCGTGCCGATAATGGCGCATTTTTCATTCAAAATATCGGCCGCCTGCGCCAACCACTGGCTAATGGAAGTTTTGCCGTTGGTACCGGTAACGCCCCATACTTTCAGGCCGTCTGAAACATTGCCGTACACTTTGGCAGCCACGATGCCGGCCCGTTTTTTTAAATTTTTAATCCCTTGGTTGGGAATATGCCATTCCTGACGCCAAGTAAATGTGCCGTCGTCGTCCCAAAAAACAAAAGCCGCACCATTATCAATGGCGGCGGGAATATAGGCACGCCCGTCTGTGTACTCGCCTTGGCAGGCAATAAACACATCACCCGGCCGGATTTTACGGCTGTCCGAATGCAACAAACGCCCTGCTGCGTTTTCACACAGCAAGGGCGGCAAGTCGGTTTCAGCCGATACATCTGATTCGCTGAACATATTTAAGATACTCTTTAGTTTTTAAAGGCCGTCTGAACCGGTACGTTTTTCAAAGGTTTGGTTGGGGAAACGCCGAGAATATTCAGACTGCCGCCCATAATGTTTTTAAATACGGGGCCGGCAACCACACCACCGTAGTAACCGTTGGCAGTCGGTTCGTCTACGGTAACCGCCACAATCACACGCGGTTTGTCGGCAGGAGCGAAACCGATAAAGGTGGCAACGTGTTTGTCGCTGGCATAACGGCCGTTCACCAATTTGCGTGCCGTACCGGTTTTAGCGCCGACATCAAATCCGTCTACCGCACCCATCGTACCGGTACCGCCTTTTTCGGTAACGGCAACCATAATTTCACGCACGGCACGGGCGGTTTCGGGTTTCATTACCCGCTGACCTTTAGGAGCGGCCACTTGTTTTTCAAAGCTCACCGGCAATATTTCACCGTCGTTGGTTAATGACGTATAGGCACGCGCCAATTGCAACAGGCTCAGCTGTAAGCCGTAACCAAACGACATGGTTGCCTGCTCAATGGGTTTCCAATTCTGCCATTTACGCAATAAACCCGGTGTTTCGCCGGGGAAGCCGGAATGCATACGCTGGCCAACCCCCAAGCTCTGATAAAAATCATACATCTCTTTAGGCTGGAACATGGCCGATAATTTGCTGGTACCGACGTTGGAAGATTTCTGCATAATACCGCGTACGTCTAACGAAGGATAAACATGGGTATCGCGCACGGTAGCCGGGCCGATTTTATAGGGATGGGTATTCAGGCGGGTATGGACATTGACTTTGCCCGAATCCAGCGCTTTGGCAATGGCAAAAGGTTTCATGGCCGAACCCGGTTCGATCATATCGGTTACGGCACGGTTGCGGCGCTGCTGGCTATCGGCTTTGCCCGGTTCATTCGGATCATAAGCCGGGCTGTTTACCAAAGCCAGAATTTCACCGGTTTGGGCATCCAATACAATAGCTGTACCTGATTTGGCTCGGTGATAATCAACGGCTTTATTCAACTCGTCATAAGCCAGTGTTTGAATACGCTGATCCAAAGACATCACCATATCGTGCCCGTTTTTCGGATCACGGTTACGCGGCGAATCCAAGCTGTCGACAATATTGCCCTTATTGTCGCGCAACACAACTTTGGCACCATTTTCACCACTCAAATCGTCTTCCAGCGCCAACTCCAACCCTTCTTGGCCTTTGCCGTCGATATTGGTGAACCCGATTACATGCGCAAACAGATTGCCCATCGGATAATGCCGTTTGGATTCTTGTTGGAATGCTAAGCCTTTAATGCCCAAGGCAGCCACTTTATCGGCGGTTTCTTTGCTTAACTGGCGTTTCAGATAGATAAAATCTTTTTCTTTGCGTGCCAAACGTTTCTCTATGGTTTCGACGGATACGCCGATAAGCGCGGAAAGCTGTTCCAATTGCTCGCCGGTAGGCTGAACGTCCATACCGGAAGGCACGGCATACAATGATTCGGTAGGCGCACTCAGAGCCAACGTGGCGCCGTTGCGGTCGGTAATCGTGCCGCGGGAAGCAGGCAGGGTAATCGTGCGCACAAAGCGCTGATCACCCTGATTTTTCAAAAATTCATGCTGCGTGGTTTGCAGGTAAACACCTCTGCATACCAATGCGGTAAATGCCAAGGCCAAACCGCCCAACACCAATGCAATCCGCCCGTTGGTCGAAACGGGCTTTTTAGCCTTGGGCTGTTTGGGTAACATTCGGGGCTTATATTCGTTTTTAATCAACATAGCAACTTCTCGTTTTTATTTTATATTTATCCGGCGTTTACGAAAGGTAGAACCCATCGTGCCATTCCATTTCATTATGTTATTGTGTTTCAATCATGCGCGTATCCGAAGCGCCCGGCGGATGTAATTGCTGCCGCTCCGCCGCTTGTCTAATCAGTTTGTGATTCGACAACTTGGCCTGCTCGAGCTTCAAACGTGCATAATCGTGCTCAAGTTGGATTTCCTGCTTTTCAGCCTTATCCAGTGAAATATAGTATTGGCGCGACTGGTCTTGCACGGTCACAACCGCCAAACCCGACAACAATGCCAATACCAACAAAAGAACATTCAATTTATTCATATTTTTTTCAGACGGCCCGTCAGACTGCATTTATGCTTTCAGACGGCCTGTTATGCTTCAACTTCAAAACGGCCTTGGGTACGTTCGGCCACCCGCAACACTGCAGAACGTGCGCGCGGATTGGCAGCGGTTTCTTCGGCACTCGGCTTCACGGCTTTGCCTATCTGCTTTAAAGGCGGCTGCGGTAAATCGGCTTCTTTCACCACCGCCCAACGGGGCAATGGCGGATGCTGCGAATGCTGCTTGATAAACTGTTTAACAATGCGGTCTTCCAAAGAATGGAAAGCAATAACCGCTAATCTGCCACCCGCTTTCAGACGGCCTGTTACCTGCG
Proteins encoded in this region:
- a CDS encoding UDP-N-acetylmuramoyl-L-alanyl-D-glutamate--2,6-diaminopimelate ligase — protein: MFSESDVSAETDLPPLLCENAAGRLLHSDSRKIRPGDVFIACQGEYTDGRAYIPAAIDNGAAFVFWDDDGTFTWRQEWHIPNQGIKNLKKRAGIVAAKVYGNVSDGLKVWGVTGTNGKTSISQWLAQAADILNEKCAIIGTVGNGFWGALEETTHTTPDPVSVQTLLYRFKQQGAKAVAMEVSSHGLDQARVNGVAFQTAVFTNLTRDHLDYHGSMETYGASKSRLFYQYPLKHAVINMDDDFGVELAGRLKADRPELTVYGYGFSEQADIRITRFQAASDGMTVEFETPWGIGEVKSRLLGRFNAQNLASCVGVLCADGHPLEKVLDTLARIRPATGRMDCIMGDNHPLVVVDYAHTPDALEKALCTLQEIKPEGASLWCVFGCGGNRDKGKRPLMGAAAVAGADKVVVTSDNPRMEEPQAIINDILPAVCFPEYTEVDRRLAIEYAVKNAAVNDIILIAGKGHETYQDIQGQKHHFSDFEVAEAALAKR
- a CDS encoding peptidoglycan D,D-transpeptidase FtsI family protein produces the protein MLIKNEYKPRMLPKQPKAKKPVSTNGRIALVLGGLALAFTALVCRGVYLQTTQHEFLKNQGDQRFVRTITLPASRGTITDRNGATLALSAPTESLYAVPSGMDVQPTGEQLEQLSALIGVSVETIEKRLARKEKDFIYLKRQLSKETADKVAALGIKGLAFQQESKRHYPMGNLFAHVIGFTNIDGKGQEGLELALEDDLSGENGAKVVLRDNKGNIVDSLDSPRNRDPKNGHDMVMSLDQRIQTLAYDELNKAVDYHRAKSGTAIVLDAQTGEILALVNSPAYDPNEPGKADSQQRRNRAVTDMIEPGSAMKPFAIAKALDSGKVNVHTRLNTHPYKIGPATVRDTHVYPSLDVRGIMQKSSNVGTSKLSAMFQPKEMYDFYQSLGVGQRMHSGFPGETPGLLRKWQNWKPIEQATMSFGYGLQLSLLQLARAYTSLTNDGEILPVSFEKQVAAPKGQRVMKPETARAVREIMVAVTEKGGTGTMGAVDGFDVGAKTGTARKLVNGRYASDKHVATFIGFAPADKPRVIVAVTVDEPTANGYYGGVVAGPVFKNIMGGSLNILGVSPTKPLKNVPVQTAFKN
- the ftsL gene encoding cell division protein FtsL → MNKLNVLLLVLALLSGLAVVTVQDQSRQYYISLDKAEKQEIQLEHDYARLKLEQAKLSNHKLIRQAAERQQLHPPGASDTRMIETQ